GCCGTCTGCATGCCATGCTGATGGAAGGACTGGCGGAGCAGATCGATATGGATGGTGTGAACCGGGGGATGAATAAGGAGATGCTGCTGCATTTTATGGCTTCGGCTGCTGTGGGCGTCATGGAATGGTGGATTACACACTCGCTGCCGATTTCGGCCAAAAAACTGATGGAGGATATCAGTATCCTCCTCGAACGCAACCAAATGGGACCGCAGCCGCTGGACGCTCTGTCCAGACAATAATCTGACGGTGTCGTTCAGTGGCCTGCGGCCTGCGGTTATTCCCAATCTTAAGAATCCGGCTGGATCACCTTCATCTTGGACGGGTTGTTGATTTTGTATTTGACCGGATGCTGGGAGAGCTTCTTAGCTACAATCTTCGCTTCAAAAGAAACGGGATCGCCCTCCTTAAGCTCCAGCTTCTTCAGCGTGGCACTGTGGCTTGACCAGACTTCGTCAATGGCCAGCTCATGTCCTTCTATCGCTACATTGTCATAAATAATTACTTCATCATCGTTATCCGAAAAGTGGTTGGGAACAGTCGTGAACTCTTTGACAACCGCTGTAACCTTGAGCTTGTCTTCCGGCAGCTGGAGGGCAGGCTTCTTTTTGGAGGCGGCTGGCTTGCGCGGCTTCTCTGCAGGAGCAGCTGTCCCCGCAGCACTCCCACTCTCTGAACGCTCCGCAGTAGCGCCCTCCACAGCACCAGCACTTCCCGCGCCCTCCACATCAGCCTCACCGCGAACCTCCGCATCATTCTCAACCGGCTGGTTCTCCAGCACCCCGGCTTCTCCGGCAGCGTCTGCCGGGTCCTCGGACCGTGCATCCGCCGCCGCTTGCGCGCGCTGGCCGAAGCTTGCGGTCTGCATTTCTTTGAGGTAAGCCGGGTGGATGCAGTGCTGCTGCTTATTCTCGAACTCGACCACGACCGTCTGATTATCCACAAACCCGACAATTTCACAAGGCAGGGTCACGCCCTGACGCTTGTACAGATAAGTCTTGACGCGGGTGGCTGAACCGGGCAGAAGATTCCATTCCTTGCACCGCTCAATCCGCTCATCCTCACTCTCGAACTCCTGGACAGCCAGCGGCTCCACTACGAACGAATAGGTCATGCACACTTCGCACCTTTCCTTTTATAAATAATTGCTCTCGTCTTATTCTGGCAACGTCTCCTCCAACCGGCTGCGCCGCGCTGCCTCTTCCGCGTCCTCCGGGGCATGGGGCAGACCCAGCTCCTGCTCACGTTCCGCCTGTTTGCGGTGGGCAATACGGCTGCTGGCCGCTGCGGCTACAGCCCCTACGATATCATCCAGATAGGTATGGATCTGGCCGGTGGTTTTGTCATTCAGCCTCTCCAGTACGCCGGGCTTGAGTTTGTCCACGTAACCATAGTTGGTGAACCCGATACTGCCATATACATTAACGATCGAGAAGGCGAGAATCTCGTCTACCCCGTACAAGCCTTCATCGTTCTCAATCATATCCTGGAGCGGCGAGAACAGCTTGCCCTCCTCCGCCAGTACATCGAGCTGGATGCCGGTCAGCACCGCATTTTGCACCTCACGCTTGCTGAGTACCATCTCAACGTTATGAATACATTCCTCCATAGTCAGGCCCGGATAGTATTTCTTCTGCAGCAGCATGACAAGCTCGGCGATCTCCTCCAGGGTGACTCCGCGCTTGTGCAGCCAGTACCGGGTCGCTTCGGCAACGGCTTTGCTGTTGAGGCTGTAAGGAATTTTGGCATCAGTCATAGGAAGTCCTCCATTCGTGAGTCGGGTGTGATTTGGGTATGTACTAAATTGTACGCAAGCGCAAGACCGATGTCCAGAAACGTCCGGATTTGTATCTCGCAAGCAGGCTCTGCCCCCACTCAGGGGTTCCGGCAGATCTTCTGTAATTTAGGATAAGCTGTTGTTATTTTTTGGACACAGGGCTCGTATACATAGCAGTACAAACTGATCTTAACGCTAGA
The window above is part of the Paenibacillus sp. FSL H8-0048 genome. Proteins encoded here:
- a CDS encoding phosphatidylglycerophosphatase A family protein yields the protein MTDAKIPYSLNSKAVAEATRYWLHKRGVTLEEIAELVMLLQKKYYPGLTMEECIHNVEMVLSKREVQNAVLTGIQLDVLAEEGKLFSPLQDMIENDEGLYGVDEILAFSIVNVYGSIGFTNYGYVDKLKPGVLERLNDKTTGQIHTYLDDIVGAVAAAASSRIAHRKQAEREQELGLPHAPEDAEEAARRSRLEETLPE